From the Salvelinus alpinus chromosome 12, SLU_Salpinus.1, whole genome shotgun sequence genome, the window ggagggagtgtggagggagggtggagggagggtggagggagtgtggagggagggtggagggagggtggagggagtgtggagggagggtggagtgagggtggagggagtgtggagggagggtggagggagggtggagggagtgtggagggagggtggagggagggtggagggagtgtggagggagggtggagggagggtggagggatggtggagggagggtggagggagtgtggagggctggtggagggagggtggagggagtgtggagggatggtggagggagggtggagggagtgtggagggagggtggagggagggtggagggatggtggagggagggtggagggagggagtgtggagggagggtggagggagtgtggagggatggtggagggagggtggagggagtgtggagggctggtggagggagggtggagggagggtggagggagtgtggagggagggtggagggatggtggagggagggtggagggagtgtggagggagggtggagggagtgtggagggagggtggagggagggtggagggagtgtggagggagggtggagggatggtggaggaagtgtggagggagggtggagggagtgtggagggagggtggaggtagtGGGCTGGGCTGAAGCACACTACATTGGCACTGGTTGTTTGCAGTCATGTCTTATTCTCAAAGAAAAAACTACTTTGCAACCTTTACTCTGCAAAGGACAGATTTAAAAAAGCAGAACTTGTCATATTTATTTAGTAAATCTGTTCAATCATATTACACCGTatctaaaaaaattataatttatgtttttattttagtACAAAATACTAATTTAGAACTATTATTGGTTCATTGGAGTCAGTTTCATCTCTAAACCATAGCTTGAAGAAATGTGTTAGCAATTAAGATCAAACATAATGAGCTACTGACTTGTCTCTGGAGCCTAAATAGACTTTGGCAATTATAGTTGCCCCAGCAATTCAAATTATGTAAACTTTAAAAGCACTGCACAGCTGTTGTGAGATGCTAATGCACTCTACCGACCTAATCATTGGGATTTCTGACCCTTAGCATGCATACACTACCATTCTCTGGAGCTAGGAGCTGTGCAAAGATACAGCAGGGGAAAGGGCCAAACTTATGAAGCAACCAATTTTGTGATACAGTTCATTTTCAATGGAAGTTGCAGTGAACCTTGCCAGGGATACATTCTTCAACTTCTCTGGGATTGTAAGAAACCCTTTTAAGTTGTCTGGTGGACCGTACTGTTCAGTAAAGAAGTCAACATCAATGTCAAAACATCTAGGAGTCTTAGACGATCAATTTTACTCCCATGAGGTCTATCTGTGGGGgtgccatctgtctgtctgtctgtctcagtctgtccgTCAGGACCCACTGCAGTTTACAGcattaacacacacaggagacacagGCATGCCCTCCGTGGCAATCAGGGATCTAtttctgtccctcctccttctccgtgCCCCGACCCCCAGCCCACCAGACCCCAGACCACACTATGATCCCATTCCACcactcccctttcctctctcccaccccctgtttccatctctcccactctctgtgtctctgcccAAAGGGAACTGGTACAGGAAACATGATCAAGCCACTGCTCTTCCCTAAAGACACACTTCACTTGACTCAATACAATCTTTTTTTGCATGCTACTGGACAGCAGTCTATTGATGGAGATATATTGCAACAGGCTTACAATAGTGATACACTGCTATTACTGTTACTTGCTTAGCTAACGCTtctttttcctcctctccttcctccctcttttcCATATCATCATAATGTTTCTATGGTCTTGTTTATGCAACAAGTAAATATAGGATGTAATGACTGATCGTGACAACTGTAAGGAATCCTAAATCAGATGATACATTTATTTTGAGAGAGTATTGTGTTTTATAGGGGTATGTAAGAGCTGACACTGTAAATCATGAAAGATCCCAGTTTAAATTCTTTCTTGTGCATTGGTGTCATCATCTCAACATAATATGCATGTGAGAGGGACCAAAATTGTTTCGGTTCTACTATGGGACATATTGGTAGTGGTATATATAAGCTTATTGTTCATATTAGGAGGTCAAATCTGCTTACTCATCTTTAACTAGTTAATCAAAACATTTGTAtttgaatcaaatgtatttataaggccctttttacatcagccgatgtcacaaagtgctatacagaaacacagcctaaaaccccaaacagcaagcaatgcagacgtagaagcacggtggctaggaaaaactccctgtaAAGGCAGGTACCTAGGAAGaatcctagagaggaaccaggctctgaggggtggccagtcctcttctggctgtgccgggtggagattataacagaacatggccaagatgttcaaattgagggtaaaataataataatcacagtggttggaGAGGGtgcaggagtaaatgtcagttggcttttcatagccgatcattcagagttagagacagcaggtgcggtagagagagagagtcgaaaaaagtaggtccaggacaaggtagcacttccagtgaacaggtcagagttccatagccgcaggcagaacagttggaactggagcagcagcacaaccaggtggactagggacagcaaggtgtcatcaggccaggtagtcctgaggcatggtcctagggctcaggtcctcctcctgagagagagagagagagagagagagagagagagagagagagagagagagagagagagagagagagagagagagagagagagagagagagagagagagagagagagagagagagagagagagagagagagagagagagagagagagagagagagagagagagagagagagagagagagagagagagagagagagagagagtgtgagagagagagagagagagagagagagagagagagagagagagagagagagagagagagagagtgcatacttaaattcacacaggacaccggataagacaggagaaatactccagatataacagactcaTCCTAACCCCCCGACATAAActtttgcagcataaatactggaggatgagacaggaggggtcgagaGTCACTGTGGTTCTGTTGAGTTTATGGACCCAGTTTTCCCATCTCGAGGCCATAATATCCACTTCATAATACCCACTTTAAAATACCACTAAAACTCATGATGTCCATAAGAAGTAGAGATCATTTGTGCAGACTTATAATACAGAATAGATACAAAATGCACTGGTGAGTTAGTTGAGCTTTTAAGGATGATAAAGATAATTaagtaataatacaaataataataaaggCTTATACGAAGTCAATGACATGCTCTTGCTTTCTTCATACAGAATGCATGCCATCAAAGAAGTGGATCCCTAGCGTCTATCACCTACAGTACAATGACGAGTTTGAGTATGCTCTTTCCCTGGTAGAAGATGGATATGCCTGGGTTGACGGGAGCCATGGGATAAAACATACAATTTCTTGTCTCCAAAGTACTCTAATTTAATATTGATTTTGGTTAATCAATGAAATCAGCTACTActaactagggttgcaaaattctgggaaaattgaatGAATTCCCTGGTTATCCAGAAATGATCTATGGTCACTCTTGTTCTGTTGTCTTGCCCTGAGACTCACAAGGACATTCTCCTCTGCAGATAAAACAGGCTTTGATGACATCAGCTGTTCCAGTAAAGTCAACACCGCCAACACTCTCCTTGCGAGATAGATACTTCGTACTTCATAGTGTAGAGGAGTCCAACAGAGAGTGCAAAGGGATTTTGCCAATAGTCTGATTTTCTTTTGCACACAAACTGTTTTGAGTTGACTTTAAGTCAAATACTTAGAGACAATATCATAAAGGGCGATTGCTACAGAGACATACATAATCATACATTGATTCAACagagtttaattgtattttttaaattgtattattttgtctggttttgcAATGGAATTGCCACTGTAGTGTTGTGGAAGCTATCTTTAAAATACAGCACCAACCATTTAGGTACATTAAAACATTTAcatgtaaataataataataattaaagacGGTTTGATTCCCTTACAATCCCATTTCAAAACAAACTGTATATTTACAAACATATACCGTTATTCTCAGTACTTAATCTTAAAGGGGATATAGCCTATATCCATTATATCTGGAATATCTAGGTGGAATTGTCGTGTCATTGCTTCCTTGCCTATCTTTTTAATAAAACCTTTCAGCATCACCCTGTCTCAGCATGATCAActtaaaccactgtgaaataaaCAGTGGTCACCTCAATCAGCAGCACTTTTATTAGTAGTATCTATTCATATTTTATTGATGATTATTTATGAACATTATTATTACGTTTTACAGTAACTAGTCTTGCCAAGATACATTGGCACTGACTCACTACTATGTGCTGTCCAGCAATATGCCATAGGTGCCATAGGTCAATGAAATACTTTATAGTGGACGTATTGAGACAGTGACACACTGCGCAGTGTTCTACCACCGCTGAGGCTTGACTCATAATTGAAAATGTCATTTTATTTTTTAGTCTAATTGCTCGCTGTACAGCCCATAGAATTTGTTAATAGACATGAAGGAAGTTGTAAAATATGTCACTGACTGCTTGTTAACTGTAACATTTGCAATGTCAGCGGTAGTTTATCAATATAAAGCTGGACAAGATTctcaataaaatattttttttatcacaGTGGGTGACAGCTTAATGAAAATGAGCACCTCAAGAGGGCTTTTGTCTACAGGGCTAGCTGAAACTAATTTGACATTGTATAATGATGGTCAGTTCACGGCTGAAATGCACATCATCCATTGCTTATTAAAAGTAATTACATTCCAAAAAATTCGAGGGCTGAGGACTGTTACACAGTCAAACAACATTCAATGACTTTTGGCCtctataaaaaacaaaaacaaatcatacaacaacaaaacatggaTGAATGATGAATGATCTGGTAAATCCAATATGTATACCTTCTCATTCTTTACTTGAACCCTTTATCAATTAAGTATCTTGTTTTGAAAATGTTCTATGCATTCACATATACTTTGTTGACTAAGCATAATACAGTCGATTACTGTTTATGACAAAGTACTACAttcttcctgtctggaagttgttGGTCAGTGTGGATGGTACTGTAGTGAACTGTTGGTGCTAGTGGGAGCAGGAGTAGGAGAGTCGTCACTGCATCACACTAGAGTGGAAATTCATGCTACAATGTAAGCCCTGCCCTGCTGACCCCACAGCCCAGTGTGAAATTTGACACGGCTCTGGGGTCCCCTTTAAGACAtgctttttctgtgtgtgtgtgtgtgtctaggtgtgtgtgtgtgtgtgtgtgtgtgtgtgtgtgtgtgtgtgtgtgtgtgtgtgtgtgtgtgtgtgtgtgtgtgtgtgtgtgtgtgtgtgtgtgtgtgtgtgtgtgtgtgtgtgtgtgtgtgtgtgtgtgggtgtgtgcatgaatgtgtgtgtatgtgtgtgcgcatgtgggGGCAGCAGCTGTCCACCGGAATTTCAGCCGTGTTGTCACAGTAGTAACAGGGAGGATCAGTGTGACTGAGGGGGCTGCCTGCAGTCTGCTTCAGTGGGTTCACACTCACTGTCCTCTGCCCCTGCCCTCCACGCCCCACTACTCTCCCTGCCTCTGCCCCAGCCCAAGGCCCCACCATGGCCGACCAGTACCAGTACAACACCAACGAGGAGAAATTTGTGAAAGACAGCCACACCAAGGAGATCGACCTGATCAACAGAGACCCTAAATTGATCAATGAGGATGTGATCAAGGTAGGTAAACCATGACGGCgccacccactcacacacacactgaatctaCAGGTTGAACTCTTTTTGCCTCAAGTAAGGAAAGACACGTTTTAAACCTTAGTTTAAAATTAAGTCTAAAGTCTAAACTTAAAGCCAACACTGTACACTTCAGTATGTTGCTGTGTTGCTGCCATGAAGGTCCCAAAATAGTCCCAGGCCTATTCCTTATGCCCCAGCACGGCACCCATGGTTTATTTCTGGAATGGGGCTAAAGGGCTGTGACAGACAGGGATATTATGAGGTAGTTTCTTTTCAGAGCTTTATCGCTGCTTTTCCTGTGTTTGTCGTCatgtttacatacagtaataTCTATCATGCGCTATATTTCCCCAGAGCTCAGGAGAGCGTGGAAGTAGATAGTCTACTGCCTGGCTAAACAGGTCGTATGGAAAAACTTTTATTAACTTGAGTGAGTCATCTGTTAAGTATAGCATGTACAGTGGGGTCAGAAACTTTTGAtgaagatgagcaataatgattGTATGAAATAAAAAACGTAAATACTGaactatattgtatgcaaaacatttcttgggggaaattatattattttatactaatataaTTGCTCAGAGAAGGTAATGTATATTTTTTCAAAAAGGTAGGTAAAAATTGTTACCCCTAAAGATTCGTATAAATAAAGtaatcaaaagtttagtatttggtctcatattcctagcatgcaatgactgcattaaacttgttggatgcatttacaGTTTGTCTTAGttatgtttcagattattttgtgttcAATATAAATGAATGTTAAATAATGTATTGAGTCATTTTGGAGTGACATTTTTTCTAAATAAGAGTAAACCatatttctaaacacttctacattaatgtggatgctactacgattacagataatcctgaaagaatcgtgaataatgatgagtgagaaaattACAGAAGGGTCAAAGATTGTAAtgtacccccaagacatgctaacctttcctgttattggtaatggttagcatgtcttgggggtgtgatctttgaccctctgtgttattcacgattcattcaggattatctgtagtcatggtagcacccacattaatgtagaagtgtttagaaacctaTTCTTTACAATTAAAGTGACTCCAgaattacacaatacattatttagcaTTTCTATagtgcacaaaataatctgaaacccaATCCAAATGAACTTCAAATGCATCCAAAAagtgtgtagagtcacaagcttgacgtAGTCAccgcatgctaggaatatgggaccaaatactaaacttttgactactttatttcTAAGAATCTTTCGGGGTGTCAATatttttttgagaaatattttagATATTTTTAGAGAGAAAAAAAGTATGACttgttaaaaaaacaaaattCAGCATAtactatagctcagtattttcattacttacagtggcttgcaaaaggattcaccccccttggcattttacctattttgttgtcttacaacctggaattaaaatatattttttgggggtttgtatcatttgatttacacaacatgcctaccactttgaagatgcaaaatattttttttattgtgaaacaaacaagaaataagacaaaaaacccAGAAAACTTGAGCCTGCATAAcctccccccaaagtcaatactttgtagagccaccttttgcagtaattacagctgcaagtctcttggggtatgtctctataagcttggcacatctaactGGGAATTTTGCCCATCCTTcatggcaaaactgctccagctccttcaagttggatgcgttccgctggtgtacagcaatatttaagtcataccacagattctcaattggattgaggtttgggctttgactaggccattccaagacatttaaatgtttccccttaaaccactcgagtgttgctttagcagtatgcttagggtcattgtcctgctggaaggtgaacctccgtcccagtctcaaatctctggaagactgaaacaggtttctctcaaggctttccctgtatttagcaccatccatcattccttcaattctgaccagtttcccagtccctgccaatgaaaaacatccccacagcatgatgctgccaccaccatgcttcactgtggggatggtattctcggggtgatgagaggtgttgggttgcaccagacatagcatttttccttgatggccaaaaagctcaattttagtctcatctgaccagagtaccttcttccatatgtttggggaatctcccacatgccttttggcgaacaccaaagtGTTTGCTTTTTTTTTCTTTAATAAGCAAtgactttttttctggccactcttccattacgcccagctctgtggagtgtacgacttaaagtggacagatactccaatctccgctgtggagctttgcagctccttcagggttatctttggtctatttgttccctctctgattaatgccctccttgcctggtccgtgagttttggtgggcggccctctcttggcaggtttgttatggtgccatattcttaaaatatatatatataatggatttaatggtgctctgtgggatgttcaaagtttctgatatttttttataacccaaccctgatatgtacttctccacaactttgtccctgacctgtttggagagctccttggtcttcatggtaccacttgcttggtggtgtttcttgcttagtggtgttgcagattctggggcctttcagaacagttgTACATATACTGAGattatgtgacagatcatgtgacacttagattgcacacaggtggactttatttaactaattatgtgacttttgaaggtaattggttgcaccagatcttatttaggggcttcatagcaaagggggtgaatacatacgcacacaccacttttcaatTTGGAAAGCATGCCTACAATCAATTTTAAAGTTGTGTTAATTAAAATGAATAGAcagtgattcagtagtaatatttCAAATTCTAGAAATTGGTTTACATCTGTTAGGCATCTGTTGAGTGTAACAAGTTAATTACCATTCAGGGTTGAGTTGCAGATGTCTATGCAACAGTGAGCCAGGATTTTGTAAGGACCAGGTGTTGGATACTGAATACAACAAGCAATTACAAACTGGGCCATCATAGACATGCATTTTACGTGAAGAAACTCTGGGTTTCCAGAAACTTTTTCCAAATCATCCTCTGAGAAAAGTTTGGACTATGCATATTCATCAATAGTGCGAAACTGTGGGACAATTTGAGCTACGCTAGCACTGAGATAAATGCAAAGTAACAAACAATTACCATATGAGGGTGAAAGTTGACAGGGTTCTCATCACTCATAAATAAACAAAGATATAGGCCCCTTTTCAGTACACAACACAATGACGTCACGCACTGACTTTTGGAGGCAGAATGAAAGCCATCACCATCTGCGCCCATTCAACATAGACCACATTTACATACTGTagttattacttctaaacaaaacACGTTTTTGGGGTTCTGATACGCTTACAATGTTGTTTTGATTATTGCTTGAGCAGTTGCTAAGAGTATATTTAGTTGTGATCTTTGCCAAATACCTATTTTGGATTCAGTAGTTAACGCTCATTGATATAGTCTGTAGTAAAGTTAGCAAAGGGTATGTTTACTGGTTGAAGTttaagtgtttttttgtttttttacgtatAATGCAGTTGATGGGCAACGATGACACACACATTATAATAAGCAGGTCATTCATACAAGCTTTACAATCCAATCATAATCCAaggtagtgtgaaatgcactcataagcaacatgtaaatGGAGGCTTTTTTGCTAGCGGTCTATGAGAACTCCCTGTGTCCCTCGTGTGGCAATgtttgcaaacacagaaaggggtctatatgtTAGTACAGTACACAGAACAGATTGAAGTGTGGTATAGGCCCTCAGTATAGTTGTGTTTATTTCATCCACTATGTATCCCAGGCACTACTAATGATAACAGTAATGTTGTTAAGTCACAATAACACGTGTATTTTTGCATAATCATATCCATTGATTTGTGAGGAAACTGGGCAGGGATTCAATCAAGGATGCACTGTTGCCAAGCGCATTGCTCTTGACTTTAAAAGGGAATTTACACTTGTGCCGACATTCACAGCATTTACCATGACTTTTCCGTGAATATTACGAAAATTACATTCAAAAGGCATATTGTCGACAGTGCAATGGGTTTGTTGACAACAAGTCGTTGATTAAATCCTGGCCCTGGTGTTAGGTACTCAGAAAACACTAGACTTCCTTTCATCGGTGAGAATTCACTAACATCGTCCATGGTATTCCTTCCCTGCAGGTAGAGTTTGAGGATGTAATCGCAGAGCCCGACGGCACACACAGTCTGGATGGGGTGTGGAAGCTCAGCTACACCACCTTCACCGTGTCCAAGTACTGGTGCTACCGCATCCTCTCAGCCATCTTCGGCATCCCCGTGGCTCTGCTCTGGGGATTCCTCTTCGCCTGCATCTCGTTCTGTCATATTTGGGCCGTGGTGCCCTGCATCAAGAGCTGCCTGATCGAGTCACAGTGCATCAGTCGTATCTACTCCCTCTGCATCCAGACCTTCTGTGACCCCTTCTTTGAAGCCCTGGGCAAGATCTTCAGCAGTGTGAAAGTGGCCCTGCGCAAAGAGGTCTAGACAGAGGTGGCTGGTGAGAggaggaaggctcataataatgaatggaatggagtcaatggaatggatcaaacacatggaaaccatgtgtttaatgtgtttgagACCATTCCAttattctgttccagccattactgtaagcctgtcctccccatttAAAGTGTCACCAGCCACCACTGACTCACACCCACCACAGTGTTTACATGTGTTTGGATGAAATGTTGCACCCTTTTTATATGCCAGACCAGATAACCAGTCCTGGTGTCCTCATATTTCCCAAGACACCCCCCG encodes:
- the LOC139535835 gene encoding caveolin-3-like, with product MADQYQYNTNEEKFVKDSHTKEIDLINRDPKLINEDVIKVEFEDVIAEPDGTHSLDGVWKLSYTTFTVSKYWCYRILSAIFGIPVALLWGFLFACISFCHIWAVVPCIKSCLIESQCISRIYSLCIQTFCDPFFEALGKIFSSVKVALRKEV